Proteins from a single region of Pseudomonas sp. 10S4:
- a CDS encoding glycosyltransferase family 39 protein: protein MKYFAAYRVEHPGFLLEASGLVAIVILALIVRFHGIAVPSVWYDEAFSLLISKEEPVQIWAITAWDVHPPLYYILLHYWLMIFGDNAVSARSLSVVADVVTLLLCIKLMSLFTTRKAMWMAALLLALLPMSVRYSQEIRMYALLGFWLMGATVALVCWCQAPDRTRFAIIYVLLMTAAFYTHYFAALCVMVHWLYWWQSRSISGAGLAARSWILANAAIVVLFVPWLPYVIDQLRAGPSLGWIPPATWQSILTIVWQFMVMKGPVTDSSFWGVLSTVLIIICSARILLKDRIKPRFSVLLVGYFFVPVLTVFLVALFKPIFVPRYLGFAAVGLPLIIATALASWWPVRRALVIGLMAFFLIGEIQGVSAIYGQTDDLNGSSVRKTMGLEGVAAHISRDARPGDEIVFDSFFWYLPFMYYNTTGIQPRFYIRSAQEMLTLLSPGHGALALIPQRSKWMFFHDVAVLKQGERRVWWVTDLPHSADEELFGKDWRYVQGFKDRKIEARLYVLDSTATPTEDGVQEGLTQQQPHSAQNYPPAPSATSASKTRHSLPR from the coding sequence CTTGAAGCATCGGGCCTTGTTGCCATAGTGATCCTGGCGCTGATCGTGCGATTTCACGGTATTGCGGTGCCGTCAGTCTGGTATGACGAGGCCTTCAGTCTACTCATTTCAAAAGAAGAACCCGTGCAAATATGGGCTATTACTGCGTGGGACGTTCATCCACCGTTGTATTACATCCTGCTGCATTATTGGCTGATGATATTTGGTGATAATGCTGTTTCCGCCCGCTCGCTGAGCGTGGTGGCCGATGTCGTCACGCTGTTACTTTGCATTAAGTTGATGAGTCTGTTTACGACGCGCAAGGCAATGTGGATGGCGGCATTATTGTTGGCGTTGCTACCGATGTCAGTTCGCTACAGCCAGGAAATTCGTATGTATGCCCTGCTGGGGTTCTGGCTAATGGGGGCAACCGTAGCATTGGTGTGTTGGTGCCAGGCTCCAGATAGAACGCGCTTTGCGATTATCTATGTGTTGCTGATGACTGCCGCTTTCTATACGCATTACTTTGCGGCGCTGTGCGTCATGGTGCATTGGCTTTATTGGTGGCAGTCGCGAAGTATTTCAGGCGCAGGGCTGGCTGCTCGTTCATGGATATTGGCCAACGCTGCCATTGTCGTGTTGTTTGTGCCGTGGTTACCGTATGTCATCGATCAACTGAGAGCAGGCCCATCACTAGGCTGGATACCACCTGCGACTTGGCAATCGATATTGACCATCGTCTGGCAGTTCATGGTCATGAAAGGTCCGGTGACTGATTCGTCATTCTGGGGTGTTTTATCGACAGTTCTGATCATTATCTGTTCGGCAAGGATCTTGTTGAAGGATCGTATCAAGCCTCGTTTTAGTGTGTTGTTGGTCGGCTATTTTTTTGTGCCGGTTCTAACGGTCTTTTTGGTCGCCTTGTTCAAGCCGATATTTGTTCCCAGATACCTTGGGTTTGCGGCTGTCGGATTGCCGTTAATCATTGCGACTGCGCTAGCCTCCTGGTGGCCAGTACGACGAGCCCTTGTTATTGGGCTTATGGCGTTTTTTCTCATAGGGGAGATACAAGGCGTGTCGGCCATCTACGGGCAAACGGATGATTTGAATGGGAGTAGCGTGCGTAAGACCATGGGGCTGGAGGGGGTAGCGGCTCACATAAGCCGGGATGCTCGACCAGGCGACGAGATAGTGTTCGACAGTTTTTTTTGGTATCTCCCGTTTATGTACTACAACACAACAGGTATCCAGCCGAGGTTCTACATCAGGTCGGCACAGGAGATGCTCACTTTGCTGTCGCCCGGTCATGGTGCTCTGGCACTCATTCCACAGCGTTCGAAATGGATGTTTTTCCATGATGTTGCTGTACTGAAACAGGGTGAGAGGAGAGTCTGGTGGGTCACTGATCTGCCTCATTCAGCCGATGAGGAGTTGTTTGGCAAGGACTGGAGATACGTACAAGGCTTCAAGGACCGCAAGATTGAAGCCCGTCTGTACGTCCTCGACTCAACGGCCACCCCCACGGAGGATGGCGTTCAAGAAGGTCTTACGCAGCAACAACCTCACTCGGCTCAAAACTATCCGCCCGCGCCATCTGCCACATCCGCGAGTAAAACTCGCCATTCACTTCCCCGGTGA